A genome region from Populus alba chromosome 3, ASM523922v2, whole genome shotgun sequence includes the following:
- the LOC118056169 gene encoding large ribosomal subunit protein P3z, with protein MGVFTFVCRSSSNEWSAKQISDGNIEASASSTFELQRKLVQSALSADSSGAVQSSFSYVTPSSAVFQVVIGGSTGGAFFGGGGGAVAAPAGGATSAAEAPAAEEKKKEEEPESDDDMGFSLFD; from the exons ATGGGAGTTTTCACATTCGTTTGCAGGAGCTCCAGTAACGAGTGGAGCGCCAAGCAGATCTCAGACGGCAATATCGAGGCTTCCGCCTCCTCCACCTTCGAATTGCAAAGGAAACTCGTCCAGTCCGCTCTCTCCGCTGATTCATCAGGCGCCGTCCAGTCCTCTTTCTCATACGTCACTCCTTCCTCCGCTGTTTTCCAG GTGGTCATTGGTGGGAGCACCGGTGGTGCCTtctttggtggtggtggtggtgcagTAGCAGCTCCAGCAGGAGGTGCAACATCTGCAGCTGAAGCACCTGCTGctgaggaaaaaaagaaggaagaggaGCCTGAGAGTGATGATGATATGGGGTTCTCTCTTTTTGATTAA
- the LOC118056170 gene encoding serine/threonine-protein kinase-like protein At5g23170, with protein MDVFDYQQLVKATGSFSPSRLLGKGSHGSIYKGILEENKLVAIKKSSSLGTDHVSADNTKKLENEISVLSSLRGSPYVINFLGASHYRHNSNCKEKNRVLVMEFMPNGSLHDLLHVDATPPPWPQRVEIAIQIARAVQFLHEGKPLVIHRDIKSANILFDINWKAKLADFGLSVLLLADSSSHDHATQPAGTIGYLDPSYTTPSKLSTKIDVFSYGVVLLEIISCQKVIDVSRSPSSIVEWAVPLIEEQRLMEICDTRIALPTFMEGTIKHLLYVAARCVSCREENRPSITEIVKGMDKNCLVERVQMPSWTSLMRSVILTRRPRELAEQWQQAKFFFF; from the coding sequence ATGGATGTGTTTGACTATCAACAACTTGTAAAGGCAACTGGGAGTTTCTCTCCTTCAAGACTTTTAGGCAAAGGAAGCCATGGATCGATCTACAAAGGCATACTTGAAGAAAATAAGCTTGTTGCAATCAAGAAATCATCATCTCTTGGTACTGATCATGTCTCTGCTGACAACACCAAGAAACTCGAGAACGAAATATCTGTGCTATCTTCCCTACGTGGAAGTCCATATGTCATCAATTTTCTTGGAGCGAGTCATTATCGTCACAACTCAAATTGCAAGGAGAAGAACAGGGTTTTGGTTATGGAGTTTATGCCTAATGGTTCTCTCCATGACCTGCTCCATGTTGATGCCACTCCACCACCATGGCCTCAACGTGTAGAAATCGCTATTCAAATTGCAAGGGCAGTCCAATTCCTTCATGAAGGCAAGCCTTTGGTTATTCATAGAGACATCAAATCTGCTAATATTTTGTTTGACATAAATTGGAAGGCTAAGTTGGCAGATTTCGGACTCTCAGTGTTGTTGCTAGCAGACTCATCAAGTCATGATCATGCAACCCAACCGGCTGGCACTATTGGGTACTTGGACCCTTCTTACACCACTCCAAGCAAACTAAGCACTAAGATTGATGTCTTCAGCTATGGAGTTGTTTTGTTAGAGATCATTAGTTGTCAGAAAGTGATTGATGTCTCGAGGTCGCCATCTTCAATTGTTGAGTGGGCAGTGCCATTGATTGAAGAGCAAAGATTGATGGAGATATGCGACACAAGAATTGCACTGCCAACATTCATGGAGGGCACGATTAAGCACTTGCTATATGTGGCAGCACGTTGTGTGTCTTGCAGGGAAGAAAATCGTCCATCAATTACTGAAATTGTTAAGGGGATGGATAAGAATTGTTTGGTTGAAAGAGTACAAATGCCCAGTTGGACAAGTCTCATGAGGAGTGTGATACTAACGAGAAGGCCAAGAGAATTGGCTGAGCAATGGCAGCaggcaaaatttttttttttttag
- the LOC118056168 gene encoding zinc finger transcription factor YY1 isoform X1: MEAHHHHQFTHNIFERRPIIKSKTPAVKWFKEWVPQDVVATGGKCSLFKWVAENQLNVLKEKAKEPPAPEPEPEPTTEVLFLCSFEGCGKTFIDAGALRKHSHIHGERQYICHYEGCGKKFLDSSKLKRHFLIHTGERDFVCPHEGCGKAFSLDFNLRSHMKTHSQENYHICPYSECGKRYAHEYKLKNHIASHHEKNPTLDVVRYATPPERILKNPKPPSGVYGSASSDRPYICPYEGCEKDYIHEYKLKLHLRREHPDHMADENAENANSNADNEMDEASDQDAYGGKRVNGKSQKHSRTKPNLKTPPVKIRQRKGSSSSPATLNVVKKPWPVKDDIYEEDSEETEEEDHDNAEDGWRYGGNEDDDEETEDED; encoded by the exons ATGGAGGCTCATCACCATCATCAGTTCACTCACAATATATTCGAGAGACGCCCCATTATCAAATCAAAGACTCCTGCTGTTAAATGGTTCAAAGAATG GGTGCCTCAAGATGTGGTGGCAACAGGTGGAAAGTGTTCTCTTTTCAAATGGGTAGCAG AGAATCAATTGAATGTCTtgaaagaaaaggcaaaagagcccccGGCACCGGAGCCAGAACCAGAGCCTACTACTGAAGTTCTTTTCCTTTGCAGTTTTGAAGGGTGTGGAAAGACCTTTATCGATGCAGGCGCTTTGAGGAAGCATTCTCATATCCATGGAGAGAGACAATATATTTGTCACTATGAGGGATGTGGAAAG AAATTTTTAGATAGTTCCAAGTTGAAAAGACACTTCTTAATTCATACTGGTGAAAGAGATTTTGTATGTCCTCATGAAGGCTGTGGTAAG GCATTCTCCTTGGACTTCAACTTGAGATCTCACATGAAAACACATTCACAAGAAAACTATCATATCTGTCCTTACTCAGAATGTGGAAAGAGATATGCTCATGAATACAAGCTGAAGAACCACATCGCATCTCATCATGAAAAG AATCCGACACTGGACGTGGTGAGATATGCTACACCTCCAGAGAGGATACTGAAAAATCCCAAGCCTCCTTCTGGGGTTTATGGCTCTGCTTCATCAGATAGACCATACATTTGCCCTTATGAAGGGTGTGAAAAGGACTACATCCATGAATACAAGCTCAAACTTCATCTAAGAAGAGAGCATCCTGACCACATGGCAGATGAGAATGCTGAGAATGCAAATTCTAATGCTGATAATGAGATGGATGAAGCCAGTGATCAAGATGCTTATGGTGGAAAGCGTGTGAATGGGAAAAGTCAGAAACACAGCAGGACCAAGCCAAACTTGAAGACCCCTCCTGTAAAAATCAGGCAACGGAAAGGTTCAAGTTCATCCCCTGCCACATTAAATGTAGTGAAAAAACCTTGGCCAGTTAAGGATGACATTTATGAAGAAGACAGTGAAGAAACCGAGGAAGAGGATCACGACAATGCAGAGGATGGATGGAGGTATGGAGGGAACGAGGACGATGACGAAGAGACAGAGGATGAAGACTAG
- the LOC118056168 gene encoding zinc finger transcription factor YY1 isoform X2: MEAHHHHQFTHNIFERRPIIKSKTPAVKWFKEWVPQDVVATGGKCSLFKWVAENQLNVLKEKAKEPPAPEPEPEPTTEVLFLCSFEGCGKTFIDAGALRKHSHIHGERQYICHYEGCGKAFSLDFNLRSHMKTHSQENYHICPYSECGKRYAHEYKLKNHIASHHEKNPTLDVVRYATPPERILKNPKPPSGVYGSASSDRPYICPYEGCEKDYIHEYKLKLHLRREHPDHMADENAENANSNADNEMDEASDQDAYGGKRVNGKSQKHSRTKPNLKTPPVKIRQRKGSSSSPATLNVVKKPWPVKDDIYEEDSEETEEEDHDNAEDGWRYGGNEDDDEETEDED, translated from the exons ATGGAGGCTCATCACCATCATCAGTTCACTCACAATATATTCGAGAGACGCCCCATTATCAAATCAAAGACTCCTGCTGTTAAATGGTTCAAAGAATG GGTGCCTCAAGATGTGGTGGCAACAGGTGGAAAGTGTTCTCTTTTCAAATGGGTAGCAG AGAATCAATTGAATGTCTtgaaagaaaaggcaaaagagcccccGGCACCGGAGCCAGAACCAGAGCCTACTACTGAAGTTCTTTTCCTTTGCAGTTTTGAAGGGTGTGGAAAGACCTTTATCGATGCAGGCGCTTTGAGGAAGCATTCTCATATCCATGGAGAGAGACAATATATTTGTCACTATGAGGGATGTGGAAAG GCATTCTCCTTGGACTTCAACTTGAGATCTCACATGAAAACACATTCACAAGAAAACTATCATATCTGTCCTTACTCAGAATGTGGAAAGAGATATGCTCATGAATACAAGCTGAAGAACCACATCGCATCTCATCATGAAAAG AATCCGACACTGGACGTGGTGAGATATGCTACACCTCCAGAGAGGATACTGAAAAATCCCAAGCCTCCTTCTGGGGTTTATGGCTCTGCTTCATCAGATAGACCATACATTTGCCCTTATGAAGGGTGTGAAAAGGACTACATCCATGAATACAAGCTCAAACTTCATCTAAGAAGAGAGCATCCTGACCACATGGCAGATGAGAATGCTGAGAATGCAAATTCTAATGCTGATAATGAGATGGATGAAGCCAGTGATCAAGATGCTTATGGTGGAAAGCGTGTGAATGGGAAAAGTCAGAAACACAGCAGGACCAAGCCAAACTTGAAGACCCCTCCTGTAAAAATCAGGCAACGGAAAGGTTCAAGTTCATCCCCTGCCACATTAAATGTAGTGAAAAAACCTTGGCCAGTTAAGGATGACATTTATGAAGAAGACAGTGAAGAAACCGAGGAAGAGGATCACGACAATGCAGAGGATGGATGGAGGTATGGAGGGAACGAGGACGATGACGAAGAGACAGAGGATGAAGACTAG